The Streptomyces sp. WZ-12 genome segment AGACGAACTCGCTGGCCACCACGAAGCTCAGCGGGGCGATCCAACGCAGCCCCGGTACCCACCCGGCGGTGCCGCCGCCGGCCTCGGTACGGAAGACCGCCACCGCGACCGCGGAGGCGCAGTAGATCAGCAGGTACATGTCGCCCATGACGCTGACGATGTCCTGCCAGCCGCCGAACGGCAGCAGGTACAGCACGATCACCACGAGGTTGATCACCAGGGCGCGGCGCGGCATGCCAGAGCCCTCGTCGATCTTCATGAAGTAGCGCGGGATGGTGCCGTTCTTGGCCAGCGCGTAGGTGTGCCGGGCGTCGATGGCCACCCCGACGTACGCCGAACCGCCGGGCGAGAGCACCGCGTCGGCGTAGAGCAGGTTGGAGAGCCAGTGGAGGTTGAGGATCAGCGCCAGCTGCCCGAAGGGCGAGTCGAAGGAGACGCCCTTCCAGCCGCCGCCGAGCAGGCTCTCGGGGACGGTGAACAGATAGGCGACCTGGAGCGCCACGTACATCAGCAGGGCCAGGCCGATGCCGGCCAGCACGGCCCAGGGGAGGGTGCGGCGGGGGTTGCGGGTCTCGCCGGAGAAGTCCATCGGGGCCTGGAAGCCGTTGACGGAGTAGACGATGCCGCCGCCGGCCAGCGCGGTCAGGCAGGCGACATAGCCGTACGGGGCGAAGCCGCCGTGGTCGGTCAGGCGCCCGGAGTGCCAGCCGGAGGCGATCAGGGCGAGCACGGTGGCGACCGGTACCGCGATCTTGAAGATCGAGACCAGGGTGTTGAGGCGGGCGAAGAGCCGGACCGCGAACCAGTTCAGCGCGGTCAGCAGCACGCTGAGGCCGGCGGCCACGGCCAGTCCGGAGGCGGTGAGGGTGTGGCCGTTGTAGAGGCCGGGGACGTAGTGCGCGGTGTACTGCATGATGGCGCTGATCTCGGCGGCGGTGGCGCCGACCGAGAGCAGCACCGACCAGCCGACGAGGGTGCCGACCAGCCGCCCGTTGGCGAGCAGCGGCCAGCGGACGGTGCCGCCGCCCTCCGGCCGGGACGCCCCCAGCTCGATCATCACCAGCGCGACCAGCCCGCACAGCAGGCCCGCGCCCACCCACGACAGCAGCGCGGCCGGGCCGGCGGTCTGCGCGGCGTACATGGCGGCGAACAGCCAACCGGAGCCGACGATGTTGGAGAAGCCGATTCCGGTCAGTCCCCAAAAGCCCAGGTCGCGCCGCAGTCGGCGTTCCTGCGTCCGCACTTCGGACGCACCGCCTCCGACGGACTCCCCCGCTACCTGATGCTCCGTCACGAAACGGCCTCCTCGACTCGCTGTCTGCGCCGGTCAGGACCCTACTCGACGTGTTCGCGCCAGCGGGAAGCCGATTGTTGCGGCAATGTGAAGCGTTCGACGGGAGGGTTTTGAGGGGCTAGCCGAGCCGCTCGGGGGCGAGGCCGAAAGTTTCCGACAGCCCCCGACGCCCGGCGTCGGTGAGCCGGACGACCCGCCGGTACCGGCCGTTGCGCAGCCAGTCCAGCGCGAACAGCCGGGCGGTGACGGCGACGCCGAGCGGGCCGGCCAGGTGGTGGCGGCGCTCGGCCCAGTCGACGCAGTAGCGGACCGCGGACCGGCGCCGCGGCAGCCGGTCCAGGTCCACGCCGAAGGAGGTCAGCGCGCGCCGGCCCGACGGCGTCAGGACGTAGCGGACGTCGGCGGGCTCGTCGCCGGCGCGCTCCTCCCCGAGGACGCCGTCGGCCAGCAGGGCTTCCATCAGGGCGACACCGAGGCGGCCCGCGAGGTGGTCGTAGCACAGCCGGGCGCGCAGCAGGGCCCGGGCGCGGGTGTCGGCGTTCAGGGAGCGGACCGGCAACGGCCGGGCGATCTGGGCGAGTTGCTCCAGGGCGCGGGCGACGTCGGGGGTGGCGAGCCGGTAGTAGCGGTGCCGGCCGTCGAGCTCGACGGTGAGCAGCCGCGCCTCCCGGAGCCTGGCCAGATGGCCGCTGAGGGTGGAGGGACTCACCCCGGCCTCGGCCGCCAGGGCGCTGGCCGGCAGCGCACCGCCCCCGGCGAGGGCGAGCAGCACCTTGGCGCGGGACGGGTCGCCGATCGCCGCGGCGACGTGCGCCACGTCCGTCTCGGTGCGGGCTGCGGGCTCGGTCCGGGCGTCCATACCGCGACCGTACGTCGCGAACGATTCGGCAAGCAGCGAAACGTCCTCGCGGTCCCGGACCCCACCACGGACCCCACCCCGCGACAAGAACGTTTCGCCACAGACCGCAACGTCCCGGCCCGACACTGACCGCATGCCGACGACCCCGACGCTCCCCGCCCCCGCCCCAACCCGGCCACGCACCGCCCGCGCCGCCCGCCTGCCCCTGGTGGCCGTGTGCCTCGGCTACTTCCTGGTCATCCTGGACGTCACCGTGGTCACCGTGGCGCTGCCGGACCTGGGCCGCGCGCTGGACGCCGGGGTGACCGGCCTCCAGTGGACGGTGGACGGCTACACGCTGGTCTTCGCCGGGCTGTTGCTTTTCTGCGGCGGACTGGCCGACCGGTTCGGCGGGCGGCGGGTGTTCCTGGCCGGGCTGACGGTGTTCGCGCTGGCCTCGGCCGGTTGCGCGCTGGCCCCGTCGGTGGCGGTGCTGGTGCTGGCCCGGTTGGTGCAGGGGGTCGGCGCGGCCCTCCTGGTGCCCGCGTCGCTGGCGCTGCTGCGGGCCGCGTACCGCGAACCGGCCGCCCGCGCCCGGGCGTTCGGCGTCTGGGGAACGGTCGCGGGGCTGGCCGCCGGGGCCGGCCCGGTGCTCGGTGGCACGCTGGTCGCCGCGTTCGGCTGGCGCGCGGTGTTCCTGGTGAACCTGCCACCCGCGCTGCTGGCCCTGGTACTGACGGTCCGTCACATCCCGTGCTCCCCCGACGGGCCGACCCGCGGCGGGCTCGACGTCCCGGCCCAGACGGCCGGCGCGGTGGGCGTCGCGGCCCTCGCCGCCGGCTGCATCGAGGCCGGCTCCCTGGGCTGGGTCCACCCCTTCGTCCTCGGCGCGTTCGCCCTCACCCTGCTCGGTCTGGCCGCCTTCCTGCTCCTGGAACACCGCTCGCCGGCCCCGATGCTGCCGCTCGCCCTCTTCCACAACCGGGCCTTCGCCGCCTCCGCGGCCGTCGGCGTCCTGCTCAACACCGGTTTCTACGGGCTGCTGTTCCTCGCCCCGCTCTACTTCCAGCGGGTCCACCACTACAGCGCGCTGCGCACGGGCTGGGCGCTGCTGCCGGCCGTCGGCCTGATCGCGGCCGGTTCGGCGCTGGCCGGCCGGCTGACCGCGCGGAGCGGGCCCCGGCCGTCGATGGTGGCCGGCCTGCTCATCGGGGCGGCGGGCCTGGCCGGCTGGCTGTGCGCGGGCCCCGGGACGCCCTACGCGGCGCTGGTCGGCCCGATGGCCGCCGCCGGTTTCGGCACGGCGCTGACCATGCCGGCCGCCACCGCGGCGGTGATGGAGTCCGCCCCCGGCGACCGCGGCGGCGCGGCGGCCGCGGTCTTCAACGCCGCCCGCCAACTGGGCAGCGTCCTCGGCGTCGCGGTCTTCGGGACGCTGACCACCGGCGGCCTGGTCCCCGGGCTGCACACCGCGGCGCTGATCGGCGCCACCGGCTTCCTGGCCGCCGCCCTGGGTGCGGTCCGCTGGGCCCCTGGCTCCCGCCGCACGTCACCGGGAACGGCCGCCCGGCGCGCGCCCGTACGGTCCAGCCAGCGCCGGTAGCCGAGCCCCGTACCGACGCACCAGAACGGCCAGTTCAGGGGCCGCCCCCGCTCCCCTCATCCGAAGACGACCACCCCGGCCGCCACCACGGCCACCACAACCGCCCCGACGACGAAGCCCGCGATCACCTTCCGCTGCCAGGGCGCCACCCAACCGCCCCGTAGGGCACTCCCCATCCGCCCGTACTGCTCGCTCCGCCCAATCGGCGTCAGCGGCTCGGTCGTCCCCTGCGGCATCCCACTGGTCCAGTCGGGCCCCGACTGCGGATACCGGCGGCGCCAGCGCTCGTCCTCCCGCCACGGCAATGTCATGGGCCGCTCCTCACGTTCCTCCACACCTGCCGCCTGCCCGTCGGCCGGGCCGGCACACCCACCGACCCACCGGCGAACGCGCGGCGGCTCCCCCCAACCGCCGTCAGCCTCCGGACGAGCCCCCGCCGGTGCAGCTCCCGACCGCCCGTCGCGGACTCAGCCACACAGCCAACACCCCGCCCAGCACGCCGACCGGGCACGGTGGTTGCGCAGTTGGCGATCGGTGAGTCCGTCGTCGCGCGCCTGCTCGCGGTCACCGTCGGCGAGCGCCCGGGCCCAGGCGAGCCGACTGCACACGACGACGGCGAGCGCGGCCAGTTCCTCGGGCTCGGCGTTGCCCCGGACGATGCGCAGCGGCATCTCGGCGGGGTCGTCCTCAGTCGGGCGGGTCACCCAGCCGACGCTAGGAGCGGACGCCGGCGACGGCGCGGGGGCCTGCGCCGTTCGGCGGCCGGGTGGCCACCCCACGCGTGATTTCGACGGGCCCCACCGTGTTGTTCCCGGACGGGGCCCGGCCGGCCGCGAGGATCGCGGCGCAAGCAGGGGTAACGCACACCGGCGGCGCGGGCCGCAGTGGGGATGGCTGGGCGATGAGGGATGAGCGGAGCGGAGACGAGCGGAGCGCGGCGCGGGACGGCGGGCGCCGAGGGTTCCTGAAGTACGCGGCCGGGGTCGCGGGCGCGGCGGCCGGCGCGGGGCTGTGCGGCGGCGAGGCGGCGGCCGTCCCGGCAGGTCGATCGCCGTCGCCGCAGGGCCACTCCGCGGAGGGCCGGCTGCTGCCACCGGACCGGATCCCGTTCCACGGTCACCACCAGGCCGGCATCGTCACCCCGCAGCAACTGTTCGCCGGTTTCGTGGCGTTCGACGTGCTGGTACACGACCGGGCGGACCTGACGCGGCTGCTCAAGAAGGTCACCGAACGGTCCCGGGTGCTGGCCGCCGGGGTGAAGCCGAAGGACGAGAAGACCGCCGCGGAGCCGCAGACCCCGGACTCGCTGAGCATCACGGTCGGCGTCGGGGCGTCCCTCTTCGACGACCGGTTCGGGCTGGCCGGGCACAAGCCACGCCACCTGAAGGCCATGCCGGCCTTCCCCGACGACCGGCTGGACCCGCCGCGCTGCCACGGCGACCTGTCGTTGCAGGTCTGCGCGGAGCACCCGGACGCGGTGGTGCACGTCCTGCGCGACCTGGGCCGCGAGACCCACGGGATGATGCGGCCACGGTGGCGGACGGACGCGTTCCTCAACCCGTCCCGGCCCTCGGGTTCACCGCGCACCTTCATCGGCTTCAAGGACGGCATCGTCAATCCGGACACCGGCTCGGCGCGCGAGATGGACCGGCTGATCTGGGTGACGCCGGAGTGCGGGGAGCCGGACTGGGCCGAGGGCGGCAGCTATCAGGTGCTGCGGCTGATCCGGTTCCACGTCGAGTCCTGGGACCAGGTGCCGGTCAGCCGCCAGGAACGGATCTTCGGCCGGCACAAGGCGAGCGGTGCGCCTCTGGGACGCGAGCGGGAGAACGACGCACCGGACTACCGCCACGACCCGCACGGCCGCACGATCCCCCTCGACGCGCACATCCGACTCGCCAACCCGCGCACCCCGCACACCGACAAGTCCCGTTTCCTGCGCCGGAGTTACAACTACGACCAGGGCTACGACCGGCGCGGGCGGATGAACCTCGGGCTGGTCTTCTGCGGCTACCAGCAGAACGTCCAGCGGCAGTTCGCCACCGTGCAGCGCCGGCTGCGGCACGAGCCGCTGTCGCGCTTCATCACCCCGGAGGGCGGCGGCTACTTCTTCGTCCTGCCCGGCGTGCGGGACAAGGACGACTGGTTCGGGTCCCGGCTGATGCGCGACACCCACTGAGCCCTACCGCGACCGACGCACCCCGTGTCGCCCCGCGCCCCCGCGCGGGCGGCGCGGGGTGCGTCGTCACCGGCCCCGGGTGCGCGGACACAGCGGTCGGCGGCCGGACGTTGCCGCCCGACCGCCGACCGTCCCGACGTCTCAGCAGATCCGGGGCAGTTGCTCCCCCAGCGGCAGATCGACCACCCGCGTCCCGCCCAGCGGGGTGCGGGCCACCACCATGCCGGGGTGGGCCGCGACCGCCTCGCCGATCACCGCGGCGCCGACGCCCAGCGGGTGGGCGCGCATCGCGTCCAGCACCGCGTCGGCGTGCTCGCGGGGGACGAACGCCACCAACTTGCCCTCGTTGGCGACGTACATGGGGTCCAGGCCGAGGATGGCGCAGGCGTTGGCGACGGCCGGCGGGACGGGAACGGCACGCTCGTCGATGACCACGCCGGTGGCGGAGGCGGTGGCGATTTCGTTGAGCGCGGCGGCCAGCCCACCGCGGGTGGGGTCGCGCAGCACGTGCAGATCGGGGGTGACCGCGAGCATCGCCTGGACGAGCCCGCCGAGGGCCGCGCAGTCGCTCTCGATCTCGACGCCGAACTCCAGGCCCTCGCGGACGCTCATGATGGCCACGCCGTGCACCCCGATGTCACCGCTGACGATCACCACGTCGCCGGGCACCACTCGCTGCGGCCGCAGGTCGACACCGGGCGGGATGACGCCGATGCCGGCGGTGTTGAGGTAGACGCCGTCGCCGCGGCCGGCCTCGACGACCTTGGTGTCGCCGGTGGCCACCTCCACCCCGGCGGCCCGGGCGGCGGCACCCATCGCGTCCGCGACCCCGGCGACCACCGGCATCTCCACGCCCTCCTCCAGGATGAAGCCGCAGGAGAGGTAGGCGGCCCGGGCACCGCTCATGGCGAGGTCGTTGACGGTGCCGTTGACGGCGAGGTCGCCGATGCTGCCGCCGGGGAAGAACAGCGGCCGGACGACGTAGGAGTCGGTGGAGAAGGCCAGTCGCTGCCCGCCGAGCGGGAAGACCGCCGAGTCGCCCAGCTGGCCGAGGAGTTCACCGCCGAAGGCCGGCACGAAGATCTGCTGGACGAGCTCGGCGGTCAGCGCCCCGCCCCCGCCGTGGCCCATGACGACGCGCGGGGTCTCGCGCAGCGGGGCGGGGCAGGTCCAGCCGGTGATGTCGACGGTGGGCAGGTCCCGGGGGCCCGGCCCGGTGGCGGGGCGGGACGAGGTGGTGTCAGACAACGGGGGTCGCCTCCAAGGGGGTCGGCGCGGTGCCGAGCCGGCGGTACAGGTAGTAGGCGGCGCAGGCGCCCTCGCTGGAGACCATGGTGGCGCCGAGCGGGGTGCGCGGGGTGCAGGTGGTGCCGAACGCCTGGCACTCGTGGGGCTTGATCAGCCCTTGCAGTACCTCGCCGCTGCGGCAGGCGGCCGGCTCGCGGGTGGCGATGCCCTCGACCGAGAAGCGGTGTTCGGCGTCGTAGCCGCGGTAGCGCTCGGAGAGCCGCCAACCGCTGGCGGGAATGGTGCCGATGCCGCGCCAGGAGCGGTCGGCGACCTCGAAGACGTCGGCCAGCATCGCCCGGGCGGCCGGGTTGCCCTCGGGGCGGACGGCGCGCGGGTAGGCGTTCTCCACGGTGTGCTCGCCGCGCTCCAGTTGGCGGACGGTGCGGCGGATGCCCTCCAGGATGTCCAGCGGTTCGAAGCCGGTGACGACGATCGGCACCCCGAAGCGCTCGGCGAGGGCCGGGTATTCGTCGACGCCCATCACGCTGCACACGTGGCCGGCGGCCAGGAAGCCCTGGACCCGGCAGCTCGGCGAGTTCATGATCGCCTCGATCGCGGGCGGGACCCGGACGTGCGAGACCAGCATGCTGAAGTTGTCCAGGCCCAGCCTGCGCGCCTGGTGGACCGCCATGGCGTTGGGCGGGGCGGTGGTCTCGAAGCCGATGCCGAAGAACACCACCTCGCGGTCCGGGTTCTGTTGGGCGATCTTCAGCGCGTCGAGCGGGGAGTAGACCACGCGGACGTCGCCGCCCTCGCTGCGCACCCGGAACAGGTCGCGGTCGGTGCCGGGGACCCGCAGCATGTCGCCGAACGAACAGAAGATCACCTCGGGCCGGGCGGCGATCTCCAACGCCTTGTCGATGACCGCCAGCGGGGTCACGCACACCGGACAGCCGGGCCCGTGGATCAACTCGACTTCCTCTGGCAGGAGTTGGTCGATGCCGTGCCGGATGATGGTGTGCGTCTGACCGCCGCAGACCTCCATCAGCGCCCAGGGCCGGGTCACCATGCCCCGGATCTCGTCCAACAACCTCCGGGCCAGCTCGGGGTTTTGGAACTCGTCGAGGTACTTCACTGCCGCGCCTCCTCCGCCTGCGGTCCGTCCTGTTCCGCGGCCTCCTCCCAGGGATCACCGAACTCCTCCTGGAGCAGCCCCAGTTCCTCGAAGAGCGCCAGGGTCCGGCGGGCCGACTCCTCGTCGAGCCGCTGGAGCGCGAAGCCCACGTGGACGATCGCGTACTCACCGACCGCGAGGTCCGGGACGTATTCCAGGCACACCTCCTTGACCACCCCGCCGAAGTCGACGGTGGCCATCCGGGTGCCGTCCCGGTCCTCGATCTCCATCACCATGCCGGGCACCGCCAGGCACATGGGTCCTCCTCGTCGTACGGGTGTGGGTACATACGGGCTACGGGCTAGGCGCCGCGACTGCGGGCCGCGACCAGCAACTGGCCGAGCGCCAACCCGCCGTCGTTGGGCGGGACCAGGCGGT includes the following:
- a CDS encoding Dyp-type peroxidase — translated: MRDERSGDERSAARDGGRRGFLKYAAGVAGAAAGAGLCGGEAAAVPAGRSPSPQGHSAEGRLLPPDRIPFHGHHQAGIVTPQQLFAGFVAFDVLVHDRADLTRLLKKVTERSRVLAAGVKPKDEKTAAEPQTPDSLSITVGVGASLFDDRFGLAGHKPRHLKAMPAFPDDRLDPPRCHGDLSLQVCAEHPDAVVHVLRDLGRETHGMMRPRWRTDAFLNPSRPSGSPRTFIGFKDGIVNPDTGSAREMDRLIWVTPECGEPDWAEGGSYQVLRLIRFHVESWDQVPVSRQERIFGRHKASGAPLGRERENDAPDYRHDPHGRTIPLDAHIRLANPRTPHTDKSRFLRRSYNYDQGYDRRGRMNLGLVFCGYQQNVQRQFATVQRRLRHEPLSRFITPEGGGYFFVLPGVRDKDDWFGSRLMRDTH
- the hypD gene encoding hydrogenase formation protein HypD — protein: MKYLDEFQNPELARRLLDEIRGMVTRPWALMEVCGGQTHTIIRHGIDQLLPEEVELIHGPGCPVCVTPLAVIDKALEIAARPEVIFCSFGDMLRVPGTDRDLFRVRSEGGDVRVVYSPLDALKIAQQNPDREVVFFGIGFETTAPPNAMAVHQARRLGLDNFSMLVSHVRVPPAIEAIMNSPSCRVQGFLAAGHVCSVMGVDEYPALAERFGVPIVVTGFEPLDILEGIRRTVRQLERGEHTVENAYPRAVRPEGNPAARAMLADVFEVADRSWRGIGTIPASGWRLSERYRGYDAEHRFSVEGIATREPAACRSGEVLQGLIKPHECQAFGTTCTPRTPLGATMVSSEGACAAYYLYRRLGTAPTPLEATPVV
- a CDS encoding HypC/HybG/HupF family hydrogenase formation chaperone, translated to MCLAVPGMVMEIEDRDGTRMATVDFGGVVKEVCLEYVPDLAVGEYAIVHVGFALQRLDEESARRTLALFEELGLLQEEFGDPWEEAAEQDGPQAEEARQ
- the hypE gene encoding hydrogenase expression/formation protein HypE; the protein is MSDTTSSRPATGPGPRDLPTVDITGWTCPAPLRETPRVVMGHGGGGALTAELVQQIFVPAFGGELLGQLGDSAVFPLGGQRLAFSTDSYVVRPLFFPGGSIGDLAVNGTVNDLAMSGARAAYLSCGFILEEGVEMPVVAGVADAMGAAARAAGVEVATGDTKVVEAGRGDGVYLNTAGIGVIPPGVDLRPQRVVPGDVVIVSGDIGVHGVAIMSVREGLEFGVEIESDCAALGGLVQAMLAVTPDLHVLRDPTRGGLAAALNEIATASATGVVIDERAVPVPPAVANACAILGLDPMYVANEGKLVAFVPREHADAVLDAMRAHPLGVGAAVIGEAVAAHPGMVVARTPLGGTRVVDLPLGEQLPRIC
- a CDS encoding MFS transporter, with translation MPTTPTLPAPAPTRPRTARAARLPLVAVCLGYFLVILDVTVVTVALPDLGRALDAGVTGLQWTVDGYTLVFAGLLLFCGGLADRFGGRRVFLAGLTVFALASAGCALAPSVAVLVLARLVQGVGAALLVPASLALLRAAYREPAARARAFGVWGTVAGLAAGAGPVLGGTLVAAFGWRAVFLVNLPPALLALVLTVRHIPCSPDGPTRGGLDVPAQTAGAVGVAALAAGCIEAGSLGWVHPFVLGAFALTLLGLAAFLLLEHRSPAPMLPLALFHNRAFAASAAVGVLLNTGFYGLLFLAPLYFQRVHHYSALRTGWALLPAVGLIAAGSALAGRLTARSGPRPSMVAGLLIGAAGLAGWLCAGPGTPYAALVGPMAAAGFGTALTMPAATAAVMESAPGDRGGAAAAVFNAARQLGSVLGVAVFGTLTTGGLVPGLHTAALIGATGFLAAALGAVRWAPGSRRTSPGTAARRAPVRSSQRR
- a CDS encoding acyl-CoA carboxylase subunit epsilon; this translates as MTRPTEDDPAEMPLRIVRGNAEPEELAALAVVVCSRLAWARALADGDREQARDDGLTDRQLRNHRARSACWAGCWLCG
- a CDS encoding ArsR/SmtB family transcription factor encodes the protein MDARTEPAARTETDVAHVAAAIGDPSRAKVLLALAGGGALPASALAAEAGVSPSTLSGHLARLREARLLTVELDGRHRYYRLATPDVARALEQLAQIARPLPVRSLNADTRARALLRARLCYDHLAGRLGVALMEALLADGVLGEERAGDEPADVRYVLTPSGRRALTSFGVDLDRLPRRRSAVRYCVDWAERRHHLAGPLGVAVTARLFALDWLRNGRYRRVVRLTDAGRRGLSETFGLAPERLG
- a CDS encoding APC family permease — encoded protein: MRRDLGFWGLTGIGFSNIVGSGWLFAAMYAAQTAGPAALLSWVGAGLLCGLVALVMIELGASRPEGGGTVRWPLLANGRLVGTLVGWSVLLSVGATAAEISAIMQYTAHYVPGLYNGHTLTASGLAVAAGLSVLLTALNWFAVRLFARLNTLVSIFKIAVPVATVLALIASGWHSGRLTDHGGFAPYGYVACLTALAGGGIVYSVNGFQAPMDFSGETRNPRRTLPWAVLAGIGLALLMYVALQVAYLFTVPESLLGGGWKGVSFDSPFGQLALILNLHWLSNLLYADAVLSPGGSAYVGVAIDARHTYALAKNGTIPRYFMKIDEGSGMPRRALVINLVVIVLYLLPFGGWQDIVSVMGDMYLLIYCASAVAVAVFRTEAGGGTAGWVPGLRWIAPLSFVVASEFVYWSGWQHLRLALPMVLVGLLLFLVMRRPGARSAESDGAGPRRPLKAELTTGAWLVVYLLALTALSWLGTFKGSGHLPAPYDSLTVGAVALAVFFWAVRSGVGHLTVVRRAVA